A region from the Mesorhizobium sp. J8 genome encodes:
- a CDS encoding efflux RND transporter periplasmic adaptor subunit gives MSGCQKQQAAEKKLPVMVTTQTVAVADYAPRTSLTGVIAARTLNNLSFRVGGRVAERLADVGQHVDQGAVLARIDPQEQESDLRSAQADLDAAQAQLTQAAATYERQKILLARGFTTRREFDTANQTLKVSQGSVDAAQSALANAKENLSYTELKAGAAGIITARQVEAGQVVQAAQTVFTIAEDGDRDAVFNVHETLVAQTPPSPAVTITLLSDPQVRAVGKVREISPAVDTQSGSIRVKVGIPDTPAGMPLGAAVIGTVSAKSVKAILLPWQALTAIGGKPAVWIVDPSSKAVATAPVEVLAFDSGIVVVDKGLQEGQSVVTAGGQLLSPGQTIEVAGAKQ, from the coding sequence ATGTCCGGCTGCCAGAAGCAACAGGCGGCGGAAAAGAAATTGCCGGTGATGGTGACGACGCAGACGGTCGCGGTCGCCGACTACGCGCCGCGAACCTCGCTGACTGGCGTCATCGCTGCCCGCACGCTCAACAATCTGTCGTTCCGCGTCGGCGGTCGCGTCGCCGAGCGTCTGGCCGATGTCGGCCAGCATGTCGACCAGGGCGCGGTGCTCGCCCGCATCGATCCTCAGGAACAGGAATCGGATCTGCGCTCGGCCCAGGCCGATCTCGACGCCGCGCAGGCGCAGCTCACCCAAGCTGCGGCCACCTATGAGCGGCAGAAGATCCTGCTGGCCCGGGGCTTCACCACAAGGCGGGAGTTCGATACCGCCAACCAGACGCTGAAGGTGTCGCAAGGCAGCGTCGATGCTGCGCAAAGCGCTTTGGCCAACGCCAAGGAGAACCTGTCCTACACCGAGCTCAAGGCCGGCGCCGCCGGCATCATCACGGCGCGCCAGGTCGAGGCCGGGCAGGTGGTGCAGGCGGCGCAGACCGTGTTCACCATCGCCGAGGATGGCGACCGCGACGCCGTCTTCAACGTGCACGAGACGCTGGTTGCCCAGACGCCGCCCTCGCCCGCGGTGACGATCACGCTGCTGTCGGACCCGCAGGTGCGCGCGGTCGGCAAGGTGCGCGAGATCTCGCCGGCGGTCGATACCCAGTCGGGATCGATCCGGGTCAAGGTCGGCATCCCCGATACGCCGGCCGGCATGCCACTGGGCGCGGCTGTGATCGGCACGGTCAGCGCCAAATCGGTCAAAGCCATATTGCTGCCCTGGCAGGCGCTGACCGCGATCGGCGGCAAGCCCGCCGTCTGGATCGTCGACCCGTCGAGCAAGGCCGTGGCGACGGCGCCGGTCGAGGTGCTCGCCTTCGATTCCGGCATCGTCGTCGTCGATAAGGGCCTGCAGGAAGGCCAGAGCGTCGTCACCGCCGGCGGGCAGTTGCTGAGCCCTGGACAGACGATCGAAGTGGCGGGGGCAAAGCAATGA
- a CDS encoding 4-aminobutyrate--2-oxoglutarate transaminase translates to MKNSAISERKNQSISRGVGMTTQIYADRAENSEIWDVEGRRYIDFSSGIAVVNTGHRHPKVIEAVKAQLDRFTHTCHQVVPYESYVHLAERLNGMLPGKFDKKTIFVTTGAEAVENAIKIARNATGRQAVIAFSGGFHGRTFMGMALTGKVVPYKVGFGAMPGDVFHAPFPVALHGVSVADSLAALDKLFKADVDPNRVAAIIVEPVQGEGGFYEAPRDFMTALRKICDQHGILLVADEVQTGFARTGKMFAMNHHDVAPDLTTMAKSLAGGFPLSAVTGRAEIMDAPGPGGLGGTYGGSPIGVAAAHAVLDIIDEEKLCDRANALGARLKQRLESFREEVPEIVDIRGPGFMNAVEFNDVKKGLPSAEFANAVRLKALDKGLILLTCGVYGNVIRFLSPITIQDGVMTEALDILESSIRDARAA, encoded by the coding sequence ATGAAGAATTCAGCCATTTCCGAACGCAAGAACCAGTCGATCTCGCGCGGCGTCGGCATGACGACGCAGATCTATGCCGATCGCGCCGAGAATTCGGAAATCTGGGACGTCGAGGGCCGCCGCTACATCGACTTCTCTTCCGGTATCGCCGTGGTGAACACCGGCCACCGCCATCCGAAGGTCATCGAGGCGGTCAAGGCGCAACTCGACCGCTTCACCCACACCTGCCACCAGGTCGTGCCTTACGAGAGCTATGTGCATCTCGCCGAGCGGCTGAACGGCATGCTGCCCGGCAAGTTCGATAAGAAGACGATTTTCGTCACCACCGGCGCCGAGGCAGTGGAGAACGCCATCAAGATCGCCCGCAACGCCACCGGCCGCCAGGCGGTCATCGCCTTTTCCGGCGGCTTCCACGGCCGTACCTTCATGGGCATGGCGCTGACCGGCAAGGTCGTGCCCTACAAGGTCGGCTTCGGCGCCATGCCGGGCGATGTCTTCCACGCGCCGTTTCCGGTCGCGCTGCATGGCGTCTCGGTCGCGGATTCGCTCGCCGCGCTCGACAAGCTGTTCAAGGCCGATGTCGATCCGAACCGCGTTGCCGCCATCATCGTCGAGCCGGTGCAGGGCGAGGGCGGCTTCTACGAAGCGCCGCGCGATTTCATGACAGCACTGCGCAAGATCTGCGACCAGCACGGCATCCTGCTCGTCGCCGACGAGGTGCAGACCGGCTTTGCCCGCACCGGCAAGATGTTCGCCATGAATCATCACGACGTGGCGCCCGATCTCACCACCATGGCCAAGAGCCTCGCCGGCGGCTTCCCGCTGTCGGCCGTCACCGGCCGCGCAGAGATCATGGACGCGCCAGGCCCCGGCGGCCTCGGCGGCACTTATGGCGGCAGCCCGATCGGCGTGGCCGCGGCGCATGCCGTGCTCGACATCATCGACGAGGAAAAGCTTTGCGACCGCGCCAATGCGCTGGGCGCCAGGCTGAAGCAGCGGTTGGAATCGTTCCGCGAAGAGGTGCCGGAGATCGTCGATATCCGCGGCCCGGGCTTCATGAACGCCGTCGAGTTCAACGACGTGAAGAAGGGCCTGCCGTCGGCGGAGTTCGCCAACGCGGTGCGGCTGAAGGCGCTAGATAAAGGCCTCATCCTGCTCACCTGCGGCGTCTACGGCAACGTCATCCGCTTCCTGTCGCCGATCACCATCCAGGACGGCGTCATGACCGAGGCGCTGGACATCCTGGAAAGCTCGATCCGCGACGCGCGGGCGGCGTGA
- a CDS encoding type II toxin-antitoxin system ParD family antitoxin has protein sequence MSTINISLPDSLKSFVDQQVAERGFGTNSEYVRELIRHDQDRQILRRLLIEGASSAPGATVDGDYFAALRRRARRR, from the coding sequence ATGAGCACGATCAATATCTCGCTACCTGACAGCTTGAAGAGTTTTGTCGATCAGCAAGTGGCGGAGCGAGGCTTTGGCACGAACAGCGAGTATGTGCGTGAATTGATCCGCCACGATCAGGATCGTCAAATTCTTCGCCGCTTGCTCATCGAGGGCGCTTCATCCGCGCCGGGCGCTACCGTTGACGGCGACTATTTCGCAGCGCTGCGCAGGCGAGCTCGGCGCCGATAA
- a CDS encoding NAD(P)/FAD-dependent oxidoreductase — protein MTNGVVIVGAGHAGVQAAASLREEGYEGAVVLIGDEKELPYHKPPLSKTFIKDAEAKPQPLRGESFYSGNAIDYRPGVRIDSIDAGAGRLTIAGGGTLGFDRLVLATGSRPRQLKLDGAGLAGVVSLRSLADARLIREFSAQSEDVVILGGGFIGLEIAATLRAAGRNVTVVEAVDRLLGRAVAPVIAAHVRQRLEATGVRILTGTTIARLEGDNGRVSAAITSGGERLPAQMVIIGIGVVPNVELAEAAGLAIGNGIRVDQHMRSSVPQILAIGDAASYRHWFTGGDVRLESVQNATDQARLAARTILGHAEPFSAVPWFWSDIGDMKLQMVGLTQGGDSHVVLGDLADNKFSIYHYAGDRLLGIESVNRPADHMLGRKMLGAGFSPTPQTVAAGPDALKAALAVFQGMEPAKATA, from the coding sequence ATGACGAACGGGGTTGTGATTGTCGGTGCGGGCCATGCCGGCGTGCAGGCCGCCGCCAGCCTGCGCGAAGAGGGCTATGAAGGGGCCGTCGTCCTGATCGGTGACGAGAAGGAACTGCCCTATCACAAGCCGCCGCTGTCCAAGACCTTCATCAAGGACGCCGAGGCCAAACCGCAGCCCTTGCGCGGCGAGTCGTTCTATTCGGGCAACGCCATCGACTACCGGCCGGGCGTGCGCATCGACAGCATCGATGCCGGCGCGGGCCGGTTGACCATCGCAGGCGGAGGAACGCTCGGCTTCGACCGGCTGGTGCTTGCGACCGGCTCGCGGCCGCGCCAGCTCAAGCTCGACGGTGCCGGCCTTGCCGGCGTGGTCTCGCTGCGCTCGCTGGCCGATGCGCGCCTGATCCGCGAGTTCAGCGCGCAAAGCGAAGACGTGGTCATTCTCGGCGGCGGCTTCATCGGACTGGAGATCGCCGCGACGCTGAGGGCGGCCGGCCGCAACGTCACCGTCGTCGAGGCCGTCGACCGGTTGCTCGGCCGCGCCGTGGCGCCGGTCATCGCCGCCCATGTGCGCCAGCGCCTGGAAGCGACCGGCGTGCGCATCCTGACCGGCACAACCATCGCCCGTCTGGAAGGCGACAACGGACGCGTCTCGGCCGCGATCACATCGGGCGGCGAGCGCCTGCCGGCGCAAATGGTGATCATCGGCATCGGCGTGGTGCCCAATGTCGAGCTGGCGGAAGCCGCGGGCCTCGCCATCGGCAATGGCATTCGCGTCGACCAGCATATGCGGAGCTCTGTTCCCCAAATCCTCGCCATCGGCGACGCGGCCTCCTACCGGCACTGGTTCACCGGCGGCGACGTGCGGCTGGAATCGGTGCAGAACGCCACCGACCAGGCAAGGCTCGCCGCGCGCACCATCCTTGGCCATGCGGAGCCTTTCTCGGCGGTGCCATGGTTCTGGTCGGACATCGGCGACATGAAGCTGCAGATGGTGGGGCTGACGCAAGGCGGGGACAGCCACGTGGTGCTCGGCGATCTCGCCGACAACAAGTTCTCGATCTACCACTATGCTGGCGACCGGCTGCTCGGTATCGAATCCGTCAACCGCCCGGCCGACCATATGCTGGGCCGCAAGATGCTCGGCGCCGGCTTCTCGCCGACGCCGCAGACGGTGGCGGCAGGACCGGATGCGCTGAAGGCGGCGCTTGCGGTGTTTCAGGGAATGGAGCCCGCCAAGGCCACCGCGTAG
- a CDS encoding imelysin family protein, producing MTARNGGRLAAICATAALTAAVFVLPAKAETDAKAVIKTYADIALAKYEDSLTTAQALDKAVDALIASPSADTLNAAREAWKAARIPYQQTEVYRFGNKIVDDWEGRVNSWPLDEGLIDYVAKSYGTESDENALYTANVIANKEIEINGKKVDASKLTPEFLSGTLQEAGGVEANVATGYHAIEFLLWGQDLHGTGPGAGERPYTDYDLKNCTGGNCDRRAEYLKSASDLLVSDLQEMVDNWKEDGAARKNLTDGDANAGISTIFTGMGSLSYGELAGERMKLGLLLHDPEEEHDCFSDNTYNSHLYDAVGIRDAYHASYKRLDGSVVSGPSVSDMVKAADPAIDQELSGKLDTSVAKMEAIKARALAGEAYDQQIAEGNTQGNATVQAAIDALIDQTKSIERAVGSLKLNQIAFEGSDSLDAPDKVFK from the coding sequence ATGACGGCACGTAATGGCGGCAGGCTGGCCGCGATCTGCGCCACGGCTGCACTGACGGCGGCGGTGTTCGTGTTGCCGGCGAAAGCCGAGACCGACGCCAAGGCGGTGATCAAGACCTATGCCGACATCGCCTTGGCCAAATACGAGGATTCGCTGACCACCGCGCAGGCGCTGGACAAGGCGGTGGATGCGCTCATCGCCAGCCCGTCGGCCGACACGTTGAACGCCGCGCGCGAAGCCTGGAAGGCGGCGCGCATCCCTTACCAGCAGACCGAGGTCTACCGCTTCGGCAACAAGATCGTCGACGACTGGGAAGGCCGTGTGAATTCCTGGCCGCTGGATGAGGGCCTGATCGACTATGTCGCCAAGAGCTACGGGACCGAGTCGGACGAGAACGCGCTCTACACGGCCAACGTCATCGCCAACAAGGAGATCGAGATCAACGGCAAGAAGGTCGACGCCTCGAAGCTGACGCCCGAGTTCCTTTCGGGCACCCTGCAGGAGGCCGGCGGCGTCGAGGCCAACGTCGCGACCGGCTATCACGCCATTGAGTTCCTGCTCTGGGGCCAGGACCTGCACGGCACCGGCCCGGGCGCCGGCGAGCGGCCTTACACGGACTACGACCTCAAGAACTGCACGGGCGGCAATTGCGACCGCCGCGCCGAATATCTGAAGTCGGCGAGCGACCTTCTGGTGTCCGACCTGCAGGAAATGGTCGACAACTGGAAGGAAGACGGCGCAGCGCGCAAGAATCTCACCGATGGTGATGCCAATGCCGGCATCTCCACCATCTTCACCGGCATGGGCTCGCTCTCCTACGGCGAGCTGGCGGGCGAGCGCATGAAGCTCGGCCTGTTGCTGCACGATCCGGAGGAGGAGCACGACTGCTTCTCCGACAACACCTACAACTCGCATCTCTACGACGCTGTCGGCATCCGCGACGCCTATCATGCCAGCTACAAGCGGCTCGACGGTTCCGTGGTTTCGGGTCCGTCGGTGTCCGACATGGTGAAGGCCGCCGATCCGGCGATCGACCAGGAGCTGTCGGGCAAGCTCGACACCAGCGTCGCCAAGATGGAGGCCATCAAGGCGCGCGCGCTGGCCGGCGAGGCCTACGACCAGCAGATCGCCGAGGGCAACACGCAAGGCAACGCCACCGTGCAGGCGGCGATTGACGCCTTGATCGACCAGACCAAGTCGATCGAGCGCGCCGTCGGCTCGCTCAAGCTGAATCAGATCGCCTTCGAGGGCTCGGACAGCCTCGATGCCCCGGACAAGGTGTTCAAGTAA
- a CDS encoding (2Fe-2S)-binding protein, which produces MLICHCNIITEKEIEQTIVGLLDEDPWQLIVPAKVYHAMRKRGRCCGCFPNVVETIIRVTENYHARSEVGGVDIVSHLDRVRGLRGQYGSRTHERRTADHRAA; this is translated from the coding sequence ATGCTGATCTGCCATTGCAACATCATCACCGAGAAGGAGATCGAGCAGACGATCGTCGGGCTGCTGGATGAGGATCCCTGGCAGCTGATCGTGCCCGCGAAGGTCTACCACGCCATGCGCAAGCGCGGTCGCTGTTGCGGCTGTTTCCCAAATGTGGTGGAAACGATCATTCGGGTCACCGAGAACTACCACGCCCGCTCAGAGGTGGGCGGCGTGGACATCGTTTCACACCTGGATCGCGTGCGAGGCTTGCGCGGCCAATACGGGAGCAGAACCCATGAAAGGCGAACCGCAGATCATCGAGCGGCTTAA
- the bfr gene encoding bacterioferritin, whose amino-acid sequence MKGEPQIIERLNEALFLELGAVNQYWVHYRLLEDWGYTKLAKKERAESIEEMHHADRLIARIIFLEGHPNLQSVAPLRIGQNVKEVLESDLAGEYDARTAYKRSREICHDAGDFVSMKLFEDLLTDEEGHIDFLETQLDLLASIGEEKYGLLNADSANEAE is encoded by the coding sequence ATGAAAGGCGAACCGCAGATCATCGAGCGGCTTAATGAAGCTCTGTTTCTGGAGCTTGGAGCCGTCAACCAGTACTGGGTGCACTATCGCCTGCTCGAGGATTGGGGCTACACCAAGCTTGCAAAGAAGGAGCGTGCGGAATCGATCGAGGAAATGCATCACGCCGACCGGCTGATCGCGCGCATCATCTTCCTCGAAGGCCACCCGAACCTGCAGTCCGTCGCGCCGCTGCGCATCGGCCAGAACGTCAAGGAAGTGCTCGAATCCGATCTTGCCGGCGAGTATGACGCGCGCACCGCCTACAAGCGCTCGCGCGAGATTTGCCACGACGCCGGCGATTTCGTCTCGATGAAGCTGTTCGAGGATCTCCTGACCGACGAGGAAGGCCACATCGACTTCCTGGAAACGCAGCTCGACTTGCTCGCCTCCATCGGCGAGGAAAAATACGGTCTGCTCAACGCCGACTCGGCCAACGAGGCGGAGTAA
- a CDS encoding di-heme oxidoredictase family protein — MRRPVDFSRRARLAAIEGLPPQNTPRHRTGSGASLLLATMLSLPVWAGEPAALPTSRTDLTPKDQARVLAVTRPTTDFTRPEPFELMQGGAGTSEKDVNRDAFSQSSANITFEEEGTFKLGNALFRKNWVSSPSSTQASDGLGPLFNERACQNCHLKDGRGRPPEGDAGSTSMFLRLARDASNAEEKAALAGHELLNFPDPVYGSQLQELAVPGLKGEGRMRVDYQEQKVTLGDGAVVSLRKPSYKIENPGYGPLDPRTTLSPRLTPPMIGLGLIEQIAPADILAHADPDDRNSDGISGRPNIVRDELSGQVVLGRFGWKAQTASIRQQAADAFAGDIGISTPEMPKPWGDCTEAEKDCLAMPNGVQLRLGTAEAPPPVMDLVTFYSQNLAVPARRDIAAPQVLAGKKQFYEMGCIACHTPKFVTMRGTPNKAQAFQLIWPYSDFLLHDMGEGLADGQRVGEATGAEWRTPPLWGIGLTATVNGNTFYLHDGRARTLAEAILWHGGEGEKARDRFAGAAAADRDALIKFLESL; from the coding sequence ATGCGGCGCCCCGTAGATTTTTCGCGTCGCGCGCGGCTGGCCGCAATCGAGGGCCTGCCGCCCCAGAACACCCCGCGACACCGGACCGGCAGCGGGGCTTCGCTTTTGCTGGCAACCATGCTTTCCCTGCCTGTCTGGGCCGGCGAGCCGGCGGCTTTGCCGACGAGCCGCACCGACCTGACGCCGAAGGATCAGGCGCGGGTCCTGGCCGTCACAAGGCCAACGACCGATTTTACCAGGCCGGAGCCGTTCGAGCTGATGCAGGGCGGCGCCGGCACGTCGGAGAAGGACGTCAACCGCGATGCCTTCTCGCAATCCTCCGCCAACATAACCTTCGAGGAAGAAGGAACCTTCAAGCTCGGTAACGCGCTGTTCCGCAAGAACTGGGTGTCGTCGCCGTCTTCGACCCAGGCTTCGGATGGGCTCGGTCCGCTGTTCAACGAGCGCGCCTGCCAGAACTGCCATCTGAAGGATGGCCGCGGCCGCCCGCCGGAAGGTGATGCCGGATCGACATCGATGTTCCTGCGGCTTGCGCGCGACGCGAGCAATGCCGAGGAAAAGGCCGCGCTTGCCGGCCATGAGCTGCTGAATTTTCCGGACCCGGTTTACGGCTCCCAACTGCAGGAGCTCGCGGTCCCGGGCCTCAAGGGCGAGGGCAGGATGCGGGTCGATTACCAGGAGCAAAAGGTGACGCTCGGCGACGGCGCCGTCGTTTCGCTGCGCAAGCCGAGCTACAAGATCGAAAATCCCGGCTACGGTCCGCTCGATCCGCGCACCACGCTCTCGCCGCGCCTGACGCCGCCGATGATCGGGCTCGGCCTGATCGAGCAGATCGCGCCGGCCGATATTCTTGCCCATGCCGATCCGGACGACCGTAACAGTGACGGGATTTCGGGCCGGCCGAACATCGTGCGCGACGAACTGAGCGGCCAGGTGGTCTTGGGCCGCTTCGGCTGGAAGGCGCAGACCGCTTCGATCCGCCAGCAGGCGGCCGACGCCTTCGCCGGCGATATCGGCATCTCGACGCCGGAAATGCCGAAGCCCTGGGGCGACTGCACGGAAGCCGAGAAGGATTGCCTTGCCATGCCGAACGGCGTGCAGCTGCGGCTGGGCACGGCCGAAGCCCCGCCGCCGGTGATGGACCTCGTCACATTCTATTCGCAGAACCTGGCGGTACCGGCGCGGCGCGACATCGCCGCACCGCAAGTGCTTGCCGGCAAGAAACAGTTTTACGAGATGGGCTGCATTGCCTGCCACACGCCGAAATTCGTCACCATGCGCGGCACGCCCAACAAGGCGCAGGCCTTTCAGTTGATCTGGCCTTATTCGGACTTCCTGCTGCACGACATGGGCGAGGGGCTCGCCGATGGGCAGCGGGTCGGCGAAGCGACGGGGGCCGAATGGCGCACGCCGCCGCTCTGGGGTATCGGGCTGACCGCGACGGTCAACGGCAACACTTTCTATCTGCATGACGGCCGCGCCCGCACGCTTGCCGAGGCGATCCTGTGGCATGGCGGCGAGGGCGAGAAGGCGCGCGACCGCTTCGCAGGCGCAGCAGCTGCCGATCGTGACGCACTGATCAAATTCCTGGAGTCCCTCTGA
- a CDS encoding imelysin family protein translates to MLKRVTLMSKRLILALPFLLAAALPASAAVKASDVIGRAIDGFVRPAYASLDEHADGLTKAMHQLCEAPTGQKLEAARAAFSATVEAWSVAEIIAFGPIKENNRLERMLYWPDRKSIGLRQVQATLASKDPSATDPAQLAQKSVAMQGLGALEYVLYGDGAETLAGKDEPYRCAYGAAVAGNVETMAGEVRDAWQKPDGFAGLWANPGPKNPLYRDGNEAVTELVGVFINELDMIRDVRLKGFLGVKPDADKPKQAIYWRSQNTARSLAGNLSGIDQLFQASKLGDALPADARWMAESIHIQLANGVTTAKSIAGPIDKALADPTLRDKLQHFALITSSLSTLIGTRMTAEFGLTAGFSSLDGD, encoded by the coding sequence ATGTTAAAACGCGTCACTCTGATGTCGAAACGCCTGATCCTTGCTCTCCCGTTCCTTCTGGCCGCCGCGCTGCCGGCATCGGCTGCGGTCAAGGCCTCCGACGTCATCGGCCGAGCGATCGACGGTTTCGTCCGCCCCGCCTATGCCAGCCTCGACGAGCATGCGGACGGCCTGACCAAGGCGATGCACCAGCTTTGCGAAGCGCCGACCGGCCAAAAACTCGAAGCGGCGCGCGCGGCGTTTTCTGCAACGGTGGAGGCCTGGTCGGTGGCAGAGATCATCGCCTTCGGGCCGATCAAGGAAAACAACCGGCTGGAACGCATGCTCTATTGGCCGGACCGCAAGAGCATCGGCCTGCGGCAAGTGCAGGCCACGCTCGCATCGAAGGATCCGTCAGCCACCGATCCGGCGCAGCTGGCGCAAAAGAGCGTCGCCATGCAGGGCCTCGGCGCCCTCGAATATGTGCTCTATGGCGACGGCGCCGAAACGCTTGCAGGGAAGGACGAGCCCTATCGCTGCGCTTATGGTGCTGCTGTCGCCGGCAACGTCGAAACCATGGCCGGCGAGGTGCGCGACGCCTGGCAAAAGCCCGATGGCTTCGCTGGGCTCTGGGCCAATCCAGGGCCGAAAAACCCACTCTACCGTGACGGCAACGAAGCGGTGACAGAACTTGTCGGCGTCTTCATCAACGAGCTGGACATGATCCGCGACGTGCGGCTCAAGGGCTTTCTTGGCGTCAAGCCGGATGCCGACAAGCCGAAGCAGGCGATCTACTGGCGCTCGCAGAACACGGCGAGGTCGCTGGCCGGAAATCTCTCGGGCATCGACCAGCTGTTCCAGGCCTCGAAGCTCGGCGACGCGCTGCCTGCCGATGCGCGATGGATGGCCGAATCCATCCACATCCAGCTCGCCAACGGCGTGACAACAGCGAAATCGATCGCCGGACCGATCGACAAGGCCCTCGCCGATCCCACGCTGCGCGACAAGCTCCAGCATTTCGCGCTGATCACCTCCAGCCTGTCGACCTTGATCGGCACCAGGATGACCGCCGAGTTCGGCCTGACCGCGGGCTTTTCCTCGCTGGATGGGGACTGA
- a CDS encoding DUF1513 domain-containing protein: MRTALIDRRDFLRAAGAGFAAAMAPRAWADTLAADAVFATAFVKRDGSFGAAVLSEAGKILHTVDLPDRGHDVTFDPVSKRSVVFARQPGTFAVVFDHAGRDKPLTIASITGRHFFGHGVFSPDGALLYATENDFDNATGVVGVYDAKAKFDRIGEFPTYGMGPHELLLLGDGRTLAIANGGIETHPDYGRAELNIATMKPSYTLVDRVTGDLIEKHELPPALHQLSIRHMDLDQAGTVWFGCQYRGPATDRPALVGRAVRGKELDLLEMPRDVLAGFRNYIGSVAANAATGTVAVTSPEGNSLAILDSASGRVVATKSLVEVCGLAPDGAGFMATTGAGEIVGGVGATRSEPDYVWDNHMLRIAAA; encoded by the coding sequence GTGAGAACCGCCCTTATCGACCGCCGCGATTTTCTGCGCGCCGCAGGCGCGGGCTTTGCCGCCGCCATGGCGCCGCGCGCCTGGGCGGACACGCTTGCCGCGGATGCGGTGTTTGCCACAGCCTTCGTCAAGCGCGACGGCAGTTTCGGCGCCGCCGTGCTCTCCGAGGCCGGCAAAATCCTGCACACGGTCGATCTGCCGGATCGCGGGCATGACGTCACCTTCGATCCGGTGTCGAAGCGCTCGGTGGTGTTTGCCCGCCAGCCTGGCACTTTCGCCGTCGTCTTCGATCATGCGGGTCGCGACAAGCCATTGACCATTGCCAGCATCACCGGCCGGCATTTCTTCGGTCACGGCGTGTTCTCGCCCGACGGCGCCTTGCTCTACGCGACCGAGAACGATTTCGACAACGCAACCGGTGTCGTCGGCGTCTATGACGCGAAGGCAAAGTTCGATCGCATCGGCGAGTTCCCGACCTACGGCATGGGGCCGCACGAGTTGCTCCTGCTCGGCGATGGCCGAACGCTGGCTATCGCCAACGGCGGCATCGAAACCCATCCCGACTATGGCCGGGCCGAGCTCAACATCGCGACGATGAAGCCGTCCTACACGCTGGTCGACCGCGTCACCGGCGACCTGATCGAAAAGCACGAATTGCCGCCGGCGCTGCACCAGCTTTCGATCCGCCACATGGATCTCGACCAGGCGGGCACCGTCTGGTTCGGCTGCCAGTATCGCGGGCCGGCGACCGACCGCCCGGCGCTGGTCGGCCGCGCCGTGCGCGGCAAGGAACTCGACCTCCTGGAGATGCCGCGGGATGTGCTCGCCGGCTTCCGCAACTATATCGGCTCGGTCGCCGCCAATGCCGCGACAGGCACGGTTGCCGTCACCTCTCCGGAAGGCAATTCGCTGGCCATCCTCGATTCCGCCAGCGGACGCGTGGTCGCGACCAAGTCGCTGGTCGAGGTCTGCGGCCTCGCGCCGGATGGCGCCGGCTTCATGGCGACGACCGGCGCCGGCGAGATCGTCGGCGGCGTCGGCGCCACCCGTTCCGAGCCGGATTATGTCTGGGACAACCATATGCTGCGCATCGCGGCGGCGTGA
- the tsaB gene encoding tRNA (adenosine(37)-N6)-threonylcarbamoyltransferase complex dimerization subunit type 1 TsaB — MKLLAIDCAANLCAACVYDAGAGEELGREVRDLGKGHAEHLMAVIETAMQIGGIGYPDLGAAAVSIGPGSFTGLRVGVSTARGLALALKIPAIGVTTLEALAAEGANAFPGRSVLAALDAGREEIHAALYNEELVETYGPSVATLPGAAAMAIGAEAVLVGTAAPRIAEAAGRPFDIGPVAATADIATYARLAAGKGPGEKPKPLYLRGADAKPQAGFILPRQDRGNDS; from the coding sequence ATGAAATTGCTCGCCATCGATTGCGCCGCCAATCTCTGTGCCGCTTGCGTCTATGACGCAGGCGCGGGGGAGGAACTTGGCCGCGAGGTGCGCGATCTCGGCAAGGGCCATGCCGAGCATCTGATGGCCGTCATCGAGACGGCCATGCAGATCGGCGGGATCGGCTATCCCGACCTCGGCGCCGCTGCTGTCTCGATCGGACCAGGCTCCTTTACCGGCCTGCGCGTCGGCGTCTCGACCGCGCGCGGCCTGGCGCTCGCCCTGAAAATCCCGGCGATAGGCGTGACGACGCTGGAAGCTCTGGCGGCGGAGGGCGCGAACGCCTTTCCCGGGCGTTCGGTGCTTGCAGCGCTCGACGCCGGCCGCGAGGAAATCCATGCCGCGCTCTACAATGAAGAGTTAGTCGAAACTTACGGACCTTCGGTGGCCACGCTTCCCGGGGCAGCGGCCATGGCGATCGGTGCTGAAGCGGTCCTGGTCGGCACCGCCGCGCCGCGGATTGCCGAGGCGGCCGGGCGCCCTTTCGACATCGGCCCGGTCGCCGCCACCGCCGACATTGCAACCTATGCCAGGCTGGCCGCCGGCAAGGGACCCGGCGAGAAGCCGAAGCCGCTCTATCTGCGTGGCGCGGACGCCAAGCCGCAGGCGGGTTTCATTCTGCCAAGGCAGGATAGGGGAAACGATTCCTGA